The sequence below is a genomic window from Coffea arabica cultivar ET-39 chromosome 8e, Coffea Arabica ET-39 HiFi, whole genome shotgun sequence.
ATTTAACGTCTGTGGCCAGACCAAAAGTATTTTAACAAATTAATTAGAACCGGGGTCGAGCAGCTGGACCTCCTCCACAGTGCTAATTTCTGAAACATCTATAAACGATTTGAGACTATGACCATTAACTTTAAAACTTTTGTTAGTCTCAAAACTTCTAATTTCAACTGCACCATTGGAAAAAACGTTGACAACAACATAAGATCCAATCCATCGGGAACGCAAATTACCTGGCATGAATTTCAATTGAGAGTTGAATAGAAGTACCTTTTGACCTATCAAGAATTGCTTATTACGCAATAGTCTATCATGGATGGACTTTGTGCGTTCTTTGTAAAGTTGGGCATTATCGTAAGTCTCCAAGCAGATTTCTTCCAACTCTTGAAGTTGGAGTTTCCTTTCCGTGCCATCTCTATCCGCGTTCAAATTACACTGCTTAACTGCCCAAAACGCACGGTGCTCAATTGCAACAGTTAAATTACACATCTTACCATAAACCAACCGGTATGGAGACATTCCGATTGGTGTTTTATACGCCGTGCAATATGCCCACAAGGCATCATCCAATCGGGTACTCCAATCCTTGTAATTTGTGTTGACTGTTTTCTCCAAAATACTTTTGACCTCTCGATTAGAGACCTCAATTTGCCCGTTGATCTGCGGGTGGTAGGTAGTATCGACTCTATGGTAAATTCTATACTTACGCATCAGTGCTTCAATGGTGCGATTGCAGAAATGAGTATCTTGATCACTGATAATCTCTCTTGGCACACCAAACCTGCTAAAAACGTTGGATTTAAGAAATCTTGCTATAACTCGTGAATCATTAGTTCGGGTAGCCTTTGCTTCTACCCATTTCGACACATAGTCTATGGCTAACAGAATATAAAGACAACCAAAAGAACTGGAAAATGGTCCCATGAAATTCATACTTCAGAcataaaaaatttcacaaaataacaTGGGAACCTGGGGCATTTCATCTCGGTGAGATAAACTCCCAAACTTTTGACATTTTTCACATCTTTTACAGAACAAATAAGTATTACGAAACAAGTTTTGCCAATAAAagccacaatcaagtattttTCACGCAGTTCTTTTAGGATCAAAGTGACCACCACAGGCATAACTATGACAATGAATAAATATGGAAGGAATCTCTTCATTGGGAACACATCAACGAATGATTTGGTCAGAACCTATTTTTCATAAATAGGGCTCATCCCAAATGTAATATCGCGAGTCTTGTattattttatcccttttattctTACTCATACCTTGAAAATTTGTGACTGACCAGAAAGTTAACAATATCAACATACCAAGGTTCCTCACCTCTAAGTTGAAACAAATGTTCGTCTGGAAATATCTCGGATATGGGCACTCGCTCTTCTTCTCAAATCAATCAGTTCAAATGGTCTGCTACTGAATTATCCACccctttttgatttttgatttccCAGTTATATTCTTGCAATAGGAGTATCCAACGAATAAGTCTTGGTTTGGACTCCTTCTTTGCCAAAAGATATTTCAAGGCTACATGATTAGAGAAAACTGTTACTTTCGATCCCAACAAATACGATTGAAACTTCTCAAAAGCAAAAACAATCGCTAAAAATTCCTTCTCGGTGGTGGTGTAGTTGCATTGAGCCGACGACAACGTTTTTGAAGCATAATAAATGACATGGCTACACTTCCCACTTCTCCAACCGAACACAGCTCCTACTACATACTGACTAGCATCACACATCAGTTTGAAAGACAAGTTCCAATCCGGAAGTTGAATGATTGGTGCCGTGGTCAACATGCTTTTTAGTGTATCAAAGGACACTTTGCAAGCATCTCCAAAATCAAATGGTGCCTCATTTTGAAGTAGTCGAGACAATGGCTGTGCAATTCGCGAGAAATTCTTGATGAATCGTTTGTAGAAACCTGCGTGACCAAGAAAACTACGAATCTCCTTGACATTAGTGGGGTAAGGCAAGCTAGTAATTAAATCAACATTTGCTTTATCAATTTCGATACCCCTAGACGAAACAACATGGTCAAAAACTATACCCTCCttaaccataaaatgacatttttcatAATTAAGGACCAAATTTGTTTcaatgcattgctgcaaaactTTTGCTAAATGCTGCAAGTATTGATCAAAAGAATCACCATAAATAGTGAAATCATCCATGAATATTTCAATACAGTTTTCAATCATGTCAGAAAAAATACTCATCATGCATTTTTGAAACGTTCCAGGGGTATTACACAACCCAAAAGGCATACGGCGGTAAGCAAAAGTGCCAAACGGGTAAGTGAATGTGGTTTTGTGCTGGTCCTCTTGGGCAACAACAATTTGATAATACCCAGAGTAGCCAtcaagaaagcaaaagaaacatTTACCTACCATCCTCTCGAACATCTCATCGATGAACGGTAATGGGAAATGATCTTTTCTTGTGGGTGCATTCAACTTCCTGAAGTCAATACACATTCTTCACCCATTTTGGAGTTTCATTGGCACCAACTCATTCTTTTCATTCTGCGCAAGTGTAATTCCGGTCTTTTTAGGGACGACACGCACTGGACTTACCCACTCATTACCGaagataagaaaaataattcctAACTCCAATAGTTTGAGAATCTCCTTCATTACCACCTCTTTCATGGCTGGGTTAAGTTTCCTCTGACGTTTCCTTACCGGTTGGCTCAAGTAGAATATGGTGCATGCAAAGGGATGGATTTATACCTTTAATATCTGCCAACATCCATCCAATTGCCGGTTTAAACTCCTGCAAAACTCGTAAAAGTTTTTCTTCTTGTACTGCTGTTAGATCACTTGCAATGATGACCGATAGTGTCATGATCTCCTAGGTAAGCATACTTTAAATGCTTTGGCAATTCTTTCAATTCCAACTCCAGTGCCTGTCCAATAGAGGGCAGAATTCTCTCATTAGAAGTAGGCAATGGTAAATATGAGTCGACTAACTTGTCAGGAGGTTCCGGAAGTGAATGTAGCGACATAATTACTTCGCTAGTCTCCTCCTCATCCACGCTTTCCACTTTCGTATTCATCTTGCTCTGTTGTAACACGAAATCCAGCTTATCCTCTATAAGATTCTACTCAAAATGATCTTGCACAATGGAATTAGTGATACCAACATAATTAACTGATTCAGTATTATCCGGGTATTTCATTGCATAAAAAATGTTAAAAGTAACTGTCTTCCCGTCAAATTCTACTGATAGGGTTACTTCATGCACATCTATTTTTGTTCTGGCAGTACTTATGAATGATCTACCCAGAAGAAGTACAGCTGAATTAGCAGAGTTATCATCATTCATGTCAACAATATAGAAATCCGCAGGAAAGATAAACTCATTAATTTTCACCAGGACGTCTTCAACAACACCCTCAGGGTAAACATTTGACCTATCTGCTAGTTGAATTATTACCCTTGTGTCTTTTAGAGGTCCTAAGTTTAAGGCCCTGAATATTGTCAAAGGCATAATATTAATAGATGCCCCTAGGTCAAGCATACGTCTTTCTATTCTCTTCTGCCTTATGATGCATGCTATCGTGAACATACCTGGATCCTTGCATTTTTGCGGTAACTTCCTTTGAAGAACTGCTGATACATTTTCATCGACCTTTATTTTGTCTTGAACATTCAACTTGTGCCGGTTAGTACACAACCCCTTCAGaaactttatatattttggtaaTTGCCGAATCGCTTCAAGCAAAGGAATGTTGATTTTCACTTTTCGAAAGGTGTCCAAAATCTCCTTCTCTGACTCCTCTTTCTTGGCTTTAGCCAACTTGTCAGGAAAAGATGGGTTAATTTCAACAATTTTAGGAACATCTAGTGGGGTGCTTACTTTTTCCTTCTCAAGCTCCCCATACACTTGTTCGTCTTCCACTCCTACTGCTTCCGATTTTGGGGATTGCACCTCCTTGCCACTTTGTAGAAGCATTGCACTGGCATTCTTCTTTGGATTGGGAATTACCTGAGATGGTAGCTTCCCTTTACCATTCTCAGCTACTTATTGAAGACGCCAGTTGTGACATTTGCGCCTCCAAATTCCGAATATTGGAGCGAGTCTCTTGTCGAAATCTCTGTGAGTCTTGCAGCATTTGACACGTGGTATTTGCTAGTGATTTGACCATATCTTCAAAGGTCATCCCTGAATCAGACGCGGATGGTTGCTGAACTGGTGGTCTCTGCTGGAATGGTTGTTGAAAACCCGAGAGTTTTGGAGCATAGCTGAAATTGGGGTGGTTCCCCCACCCTGGGTTATATGTGGATGCATACGAGTCATTTCTCCTTTGGGGTGGTCCAGGCAGACCTCCTATGGCGCTGGCTTGCTCGTAAGGGTCTTCTTGAAAGGTCGGGTACATATCGGTCACGTGCTCAGGAGCAGCACATATTCCATATGCTTTAGCTGCCTATACTTGTCCCATAGCCGTTTGATGAACCAAGGTAGTAAACTCCGTTAATCAATTTGTGAGGTCCGAATGATTTACCTCATTAACCCTTCTAGTCACTCCCTCAGATCTGACTCCAAACTTTTGGGAGTTCTCAGCTATGTTCAAAATCAGCCGTTTGGCTTCATCTGTTGTCTTATTTACTAAAATACCGCCACTCGCTGCATCGACCATGTTTCTATCCATGGGTAACAGTCCCTTGTAAAAATACTTGATCAATAGTTGGTCAGGGATCTGATGGTGCGGGCAGCTGGCACACAGCTGTTTGAATCGCTCCCAGTATTCATAGAGAATTTCTCCATTGGCCTGCCTAACTCCACATATTTCCTTTCTGATGTTGGCGGTCTTGGAGGTTGGGAAAAACTTCTCAAGGAACTGCCATTTCAGTCCTTCCCAAGTAGTAATAGACCCTGATAGCATGTAAAACAACCAGTCCTCCTTGTCTgctaaggaaaaaggaaaagcacgTAGCTTGATTTGTTCTTCCGTAACACCCTGAGGTTTCATGGTTGAGCACACTACATGGAATTCCTTCAAATATTTGTGTAGGTCCTCACCTGCAACACCATGAAAAGTAGGCAATAAGTAAATCAACCCAAATTTTAATTCAAAAGCCTCCTCACTGTTAGGATACGTAATGCACAGAGGTTGTTAATTAACATTCGGGGTTGCAAGTCCCCTCAAAGTTCTTTGAGCTGCCATTGTTTCGTTGGGTCCAGTCAAGTTTGTTTTCAATTCAATCGATGAATCACTTAAGTTAGAATTTTATTCAAGTCCGGAGGGTAATGCCGCTGAAGCTTGGTGCTCTTGGAACTTAGTTTTCTTCGTCAGCCTCCTTGCCATTTTCTCGATTTCTGGGTCAAATTTGAGTCTTCCTGTACTGGAAAATTGAGGCATAAAACATAGTCTAAACAAAGCCTGTGTAATAAATCACTTCAAACACTAGGTCCCCGGTAACGATGCCAAAATTTGGTGGCTGTCaaattaccaaaaataaaatttatatcaaTACCTACTCTCAAAACTAAATGAGTATAGTGGTGAGTAGAGTCCTCTCCTCAGAGAACTTGCAGATTTATTACACAGATaatttgggggggggggttttAGGAAAGGAGATATAAAGAACAAATTAAAGATGTAAGGGTACTGAATTTCCACTTCACAAATAGTGCAACAGCTAAAGGATATAATAAACAATTAATTGACCCAACCTAATCAACGAAATAATTTTGGCATCAGCTCACACAATTGATCATAGATACCTGGATTAATTCACCCGTTCGTAAGTAAATTGGTTCTAGCAATTCAGTAACCGCCAAACTACCAATCTCTCCTTAGTTATATGGTAGTCCAGAGACGCTCTTAAACTAATCCCTTGTAAAATAGATAACCCCAGAGATGCTCGTAGGATTTAATCTATTCACAACTTTAGGAATTAGAGAGACCCAATTCTAGCTAACAAACACATATacgggtttatttaaattagattaacTATTCCTACAACACAGATTAAATTACTTGCGAGGCAATTAAATTGTGCTGTTTGCCAcaaattttaagacaatcaAGTGATACGCACCATCGTCCTAATTGGCAGAATACGATTCAGACAATTGAACAACTGGCCACATTAATCTAATAAATCCAAACAATAATACCCATTAAAACAAAGAATAATTAAATACCAACTAACGCAGAATTTAAAATAGCATAGAATAATTAAAAAGATCTCACAATTGTCCATGCACCGGGTCTTGATTATTCCTCAACTAGATAAAGGAACCTAGCCTTGCCTCATAACGATGATGCAATCCCAGGCTTTAATGTGCTTTAGTTgatgaaaaaataaagaatacaGCCGCTAATCTCTAACTCACGTTTAGAAGGGAAGAAAAGATGGATAACTGCTAGTCTCTTGCTACCCTACTTAAAGTTGTCTGCCGTCCCCACTTGTTTTGCCAATCACATATCTTTATCTATAAGGGATATCTTCCCTTATTTTCCCCTTGATTTGTTACCAAAATATCCTCTGAAGATGTCTCCTAATCCAACACAACTTCAAAACACCTCCCAAGAATCGTGGCAAGCGTCCAGGGATAAGCCCCGCGGTCCATTTTTTTGGATGTCACTCTGCGGcctctggcgtgggcacgctctGGAATGAATAGTCCTCTGGAAATTCGCCTCTTTTCACCACTTTTGATACCAATCGCCTACAACTGGCACAAATACCAGTTATGAGCGGAAACCCATTACTTTGCATAATAAGTGGCCAAAATTAAGAGCAAATACCATCAAATAAAACGCACAATTGTCTCACTATCACTTGTTCAAAATCCCCCAGTAATTCTtactctaaaagaaataaaattttttccaaTCCTTGTGGAGACGATCCTACTCACTGCTATatgcaaatttaaaattttttgagtgGGCATTTTATTATTGTGCAGGTTCGATACCTGTCAGTCACTATGAATTTGGTTGACAATCTGGGGACAGATTCTACTTCCTGCTTGACTTGATTATGTGCTCTATTTTTTACTAAAGCTTCTATAGTCAATCTGGTCAAATAATCTGGTCCAGCTCACCTCAATCCATAACCGGATTGCTCTTGATCTTCCACATTTAATGCTTCACTATTTTCCTTTTGCGTCGCGCATCCTTTTCCAATCATGCTTCGAGTCTCCTTAAATTCTTTAATACTCCCCAATTAGCTCCATATTGAGACTTGATcattcaccttacaaaaacatCAAGAATTTGTGAGTAAAATGGCACAATCACAAACATTTCCTATTATCCACCTAATGCACAACTTCAATGCAAAATAAGCTCTAAAAACAATAACACTTCCCCATTTGACTCAAAAACAATATGAAACATCCACAAAAATAATCACAATATTAACCCTTATCAGTTCCCAccgaaatttgataaaaaaaaaatgggtcaaGAAGGATGTGTGAACAAGCTCCAAGTTGCCCTGCAACATGCACAACAAAATATGAAAATGAGGGTAGAGTCCATGTCTTGGTCTGCATTTTGTCCTGTCTTGTAGATTTGCACTTTTCTGATGAATCTTGAAACGTGCTCTGCTTTTTTACCAATTTAAGCTACAAATTTTTGGATGATAAAAGTTGAAATGGCTCTTgcacaaaatatgaaagttatAATAATCGCTTGTGATGAGTGTAAAAAATTGATTACTAGAAACCCAAAACTTGTATTAGTGGGAGTCTAGTTCGAACCCATGGGAAACAGTTGAaactcttgattttctttattaaattaataaaaagtaaattgagATAGTTGAAACTATAAGTAGAactaaaacaataataataaaaatagaagaTAAAATTAATAAACAATGAGCGAAACCAAGGACATAAAGATATTTAATCTGATTGATGATCAGTTCCTAAAGATTTAACCCTTAATTAACTATTAGGCCTAAGTTACACCGGAAGCTAGTAATAACTTGCAGATTTTTCGAATTCAACAATCAGAATGACGCACTCAAATGGTATTCTTGTTATTAAACAATCTAAGTATTGGCGGATGATGTGTCCTAATTATCATATTTTTATGTTCTTCCATCACTTTGAGTTATGcatattttatcttttaaagTGCCACTTAATGTATGTTTTGTGATTGGATAGGTTGAAAAGCACTTGGAGTGAAAAATGTTGCCAGAGGAGTTCAAtttggaaagagaaagataAGTTCATAAAGGCAGCAGCCAATGGGCGCAATAATGGGGCCAAATACAAGGCTCATTCTAGCTTGAAATTGATTTTAATCAAATTAACAAGTTAAGCAATGATGAGTGCCCATCTTACAACCCGTTTTAAGACGTGGCATTAGCTGAACATGTGTTTTCTCTGTTTTAATGCAACTATCTAATTATAATTGAAAACCCTACCTCTTAGCACTATAAATAAAGGATTTTAATAGATTCTAGAAGGTAGCCAAAGAAGAAGAATGGCCTGAGGCTGCTACTTTCTCATATTCTATATTCTTAAGAGTAGATTAGAATAAGTAGAACTAGAATTTGGCTATGCACAATTTTGTTTCTCTCTTGAGGACAACATCTAGCTAATTTTCTATTCAAGTTAAGGATTGAAGTATTTATTCCATGACTGTGAAATCGGGTTTGATCTTTTCAATCTttaatttgatatgtatgattCCTAAATTTCTATTCTATATTGATACATTTATGGTAGAGTAACTAGTTAATTATTCTTTCTGCATGTATTCTTTGAGCCAAAATACTAATATTGATTCATAATTGTCTTGTATTAGTATTTCTATGTGACAAATAAGGTTAGCAATTGGTTGTCCTCTTTTGTGAAACCTTAGGAGGAGTCATGGTGTTGATTAAATAATTACGTGCATCAGAGGTTATTGTCATCTTTGGTTGATTCTTGGTTATTAATGCTGTTATTAGGTTTAATTTGGGATTGCATCAATACCTAAATTGTCTGATAACAAGAATACAATTTGAGTGCGTCATTTTGATTGTTGAATTTCAAGAATCTGTGACTTTCTACCGGCGTCCAGGGTAACTTAGGTATAGTTGATTAAAGGTTGGATCTTTAGGAGTTGATGATTAATCAAAATAAAGATCTTCATGTCCTTGGTTTGGAtacttatttattaattttatctttggttattattattattattattatttagtttatTTAGAGTTTCAATTTTCTCAATTTACTTTTCATTATTTTAATAAAGAAAATCAGGAGTTTCAACTGTTCCTTGTGGGTTCGACTTGGACTCCCACTACTACAAGTGTTGGGTTTCTAGTAATTAATTTTTGACACTCGCGAGAAGTGATGAAGGCAATCCCAAATTAACCTAAGAACAACATTAATAACTAAGAATCAGCCAAAGATGACAATAATCTGTGACACACGCTGTTATTTAATCAATACCATGATTACTCCTAAAGTTTTACAAAAGGGGACAACCAAATGCTAGCCTTATTTGCCACGTAGAATACCAATACAAGACAATTACGGATCAAAATTAGTATTTTGGCATGAGGAATATATGCAGAGAGAATAACTGGGCACTTATTCTACTATACTTGTATCAACACATAATAGAAATTAAGGAATCATGGATAGCAAATTAAAGATTGAAAAAATCAAACCTTGTTTCAGAATCGTTGGAATGAAGACTTCAATCCTTGGCTTGAATAGAGAATCAGCTGAGTACTACCCTCAAAAGAGAAATAGAGTTGTTCATAACCAAATTCTAGTTCTACTTATTCTGATCTACTCTTAAGAAtgctaaattaaaaaaaatagtggCCTCAGACCATTCTTCTTCTTTGGCCTTTAGAATCGACCAAAACCCTCTATTTATAGTGGTAGGAGATGGGAGTTTTAAGTTGTAACTAGATAGATGTGTTAAAACTGAGAAAATGCATGTCCAGACAATGCCGGGTCCTAAGTCGGGTTTGAAGCTGGGTGCCCACCATTGCCAAATCTTCAACTTGTGCTAAAATTAATTTTGAGTTTGAACGGGCCTCATGTTTGGCCCTCGTTATAGTGCCCATTGGCTGTTACCTTGGTGAACTTAGCATTCTCTTTCCAAATTGAACTCCTTTTGCATCATTTTCACTCCAAGTGCTTTTCAACTGGTCCCATCACAAAATATAACTTAAGTAGCACTTTAAAGGATAAAATATGCATAAAATCCTAATGATAGAGTAATATAAAAACAAGACAATTAGGACTCATCATGTGGCCGTTCAAGTTAGATTAGCATCAAGAATCACATCATTTGAAACACCGAAAactaaaaatgactaaaatacccttgactgatCAGTAGTCATTTCCAGATTTTGGCAGCAGAAGTATACCTCTGTATTTTAGCTTTTTGTCTATGAAAACGCATGAACTAGAATTCGATGtgctcataagaaatgtagcctttaggtcttagcttcaaaattctTTAAGAATCAACTTAATCCAATGtgtgtagctcaagttatagttGAAAtatgtgatagccccaccttcccctaaggcgaaccaaagggtttagcggactgcctgcccaactctcgccgggactaacGGGACAGTTCAAGGCGATCTAAACGTTCCGGAATGTACAAGCGCGCTTAAGCAAGTCAAAatagcatacaaaagttatccAACAAGTTTATACACGTGCGGTTTGCAAATTAAAACTCAACGGATTGGTTGGTTTAaaatacacttagggttttgcccaaaagggagctattcaaaatacattcacataagctcaactcggcaaccaacattcatagcctttccaaaagtattcaaattcctgtaagaaaaacaaaaggaatagagtgagcttacgcccagtgatatactaccactcaagcaacgaagttcatataagcatatagcatttcattccaattcatctaaTAAAAGTAAGCCAAGAGTACACGTCAATAgaattggtaaaaggatacggacggctctcaagatcccctttcctcgcttgtatacttgatcggacttcattgaccctccgtcaatgtttatcaggtaaccaaccgtaggctccactttacttccattccttccacccaacatacccctaccgggcccgaactccatacagtataaatttggtaatactcaagtataccggaatcaagagtcttatactacaagattccatataacagtccccatggctcgtcaattttcacgaccaagccctcgccagctcgattcaatcgactaccaatagGATTGAGCTCAGTAGTGACAGTAAtggccattggatactcgtaaaaaagacaccaaatccagtatttcaagtaccacagtagacagtcatatataatacaaaaggggtgagggcgatcaagtacaccctcactttaatcagtttcaacggggcaaataagcattcaaggcatcaagttcaaatgtaacaaagccacatagtaacaagcaagtgagtagtacactcaccaagcaagcaagtgaaatttcatacacttccgcccaaagagcgtcttgaatcaccgtcacgccctaaaatattcaaacaagcacaataagactcgattacaagtcataaaccaattccacatactaccaaaaataaggctCCATTAGAACGTATAATTACTAAAGTAAGCTagggaaagtccggaaatgagaGTTAAGCtctaaaacccaaaaacagttttgacatcgtttagcgtattggacacaaccggcactacgattatcggatggatgtaacagaaagggctacaatgttgaagaaggccactcagtccagtttgtagtgcaactaggtcaaaagttcaatgtaccaaaccagaaccgcataaacaggttaacgaaccgcattctggttaaataaccgtaattcaggctaccaaagtccaatttaAGTGATTCCAAAACCATACGAAAGCTAAGAGACcaggctatatttcttaagaagatatcaacaaccaaatcagtagtattcctggtcaaactaaccaattacagaaacGGATTAGCaggttcggatagaaacagggcagcaggggtatttcgatctttttataggctacgttgctccgattgagttgaaaatttgcaggcaactataaaatatcattttctacaactttcatgttttaacccaaggctaattaggcctctaactaggggaaacagtaccaggcagaatggggttaattgaaaccctaattccgaaatttcctttcaaagcggaaattttccgcaaatagccacaatttacgcactatcac
It includes:
- the LOC113704710 gene encoding uncharacterized protein; its protein translation is MAVVQAISVVKCAFLFCPHQYLIMASLELRAMHIGEDLHKYLKEFHVVCSTMKPQGVTEEQIKLRAFPFSLADKEDWLFYMLSGSITTWEGLKWQFLEKFFPTSKTANIRKEICGVRQANGEILYEYWERFKQLCASCPHHQIPDQLLIKYFYKGLLPMDRNMVDAASGGILVNKTTDEAKRLILNIAENSQKFGVRSEGVTRRVNEAAKAYGICAAPEHVTDMYPTFQEDPYEQASAIGGLPGPPQRRNDSYASTYNPGWGNHPNFSYAPKLSGFQQPFQQRPPVQQPSASDSGMTFEDMVIPNPKKNASAMLLQSGKEVQSPKSEAVGVEDEQVYGELEKEKVSTPLDVPKIVEINPSFPDKLAKAKKEESEKEILDTFRKVKINIPLLEAIRQLPKYIKFLKGLCTNRHKLNVQDKIKVDENVSAVLQRKLPQKCKDPGMFTIACIIRQKRIERRMLDLGASINIMPLTIFRALNLGPLKDTRVIIQLADRSNVYPEGVVEDVLVKINEFIFPADFYIVDMNDDNSANSAVLLLGRSFISTARTKIDVHEVTLSVEFDGKTVTFNIFYAMKYPDNTESVNYSKMNTKVESVDEEETSEVIMSLHSLPEPPDKLVDSYLPLPTSNERILPSIGQALELELKELPKHLKKLNAPTRKDHFPLPFIDEMFERMHLAKVLQQCIETNLVLNYEKCHFMVKEGIVFDHVVSSRGIEIDKANVDLITSLPYPTNVKEIRSFLGHAGFYKRFIKNFSRIAQPLSRLLQNEAPFDFGDACKVSFDTLKSMLTTAPIIQLPDWNLSFKLMCDASQYVVGAVFGWRSGKCSHVIYYASKTLSSAQCNYTTTEKEFLAIVFAFEKFQSYLLGSKVTVFSNHVALKYLLAKKESKPRLIRWILLLQEYNWEIKNQKGVDNSVADHLN